A single bacterium DNA region contains:
- the rpmG gene encoding 50S ribosomal protein L33, with the protein MRDIITLACVECKNRNYTTTRNKKNKKDKLELEKYCRFCRKHVLHKETK; encoded by the coding sequence ATGCGCGATATAATTACATTAGCATGTGTAGAGTGTAAAAATAGAAATTACACTACAACAAGAAATAAAAAGAATAAGAAAGACAAGTTGGAGTTAGAAAAATATTGTAGATTTTGTAGAAAGCATGTATTGCATAAAGAAACCAAATAG
- the secE gene encoding preprotein translocase subunit SecE → MFRRIKIFLLDVYKELKKVSWPTKNEIKESTIIVIIAVGISAVFIGVVDFFLGNILSKIIR, encoded by the coding sequence ATGTTTAGACGCATTAAAATTTTTTTATTGGATGTTTATAAAGAACTCAAGAAAGTCTCTTGGCCAACGAAGAATGAAATTAAAGAATCCACTATAATTGTCATTATAGCTGTTGGGATAAGCGCAGTATTTATTGGGGTAGTGGACTTTTTCTTGGGCAATATTTTGAGTAAGATAATAAGATAA
- the nusG gene encoding transcription termination/antitermination protein NusG has product MEKKWYVIHIHSGFEGKVKMQLECKLKLANMEGFVSQILIPTENVVEVKAGKKKVSSRKFFPGYILIEMEMNDEVWQLIRNVPGVSGFIGNRRKAVPLTEKEVRKIFEKLKEKEEKPKPKVMFDKGESIRIIEGPFADFNGEIEEVSPEKGRLKVMVSIFGRSTPVELESWQVEKI; this is encoded by the coding sequence ATGGAAAAAAAGTGGTATGTAATACACATACATTCGGGTTTTGAGGGTAAAGTAAAGATGCAGCTAGAATGCAAGCTAAAACTTGCTAATATGGAGGGATTTGTATCTCAAATATTAATTCCAACAGAGAACGTTGTAGAAGTTAAAGCTGGGAAAAAAAAGGTTAGTAGTAGAAAGTTCTTTCCTGGTTATATTCTTATAGAGATGGAAATGAATGACGAGGTTTGGCAACTGATACGAAATGTTCCAGGGGTTAGCGGTTTTATTGGAAATAGAAGAAAAGCCGTACCGCTTACCGAGAAAGAAGTACGGAAAATATTTGAGAAATTAAAGGAAAAAGAAGAAAAACCCAAACCAAAGGTAATGTTTGATAAAGGAGAAAGCATAAGGATTATAGAGGGTCCATTTGCCGATTTTAATGGTGAAATTGAAGAAGTTAGTCCAGAAAAAGGAAGATTAAAAGTAATGGTTTCTATTTTTGGCAGATCAACGCCTGTTGAATTAGAATCATGGCAGGTAGAAAAGATATAA
- the rplK gene encoding 50S ribosomal protein L11, translating into MAKEKKVAGMIKLQISAGKATPAPPVGPALGQHGINIMQFCQAFNNQTKDKEGLIIPVVITVYEDKSITFITKSPPAAVLLKQAAGIAKASGEPNKNKIAKVSKDKVRDIAKMKIKDLNTSNIESAMKIIAGTARSMGIEIEG; encoded by the coding sequence ATGGCAAAAGAGAAAAAAGTTGCAGGAATGATAAAGCTACAGATTTCAGCAGGAAAGGCAACGCCAGCGCCACCGGTAGGGCCGGCGCTAGGGCAACATGGCATTAATATAATGCAATTTTGTCAGGCATTCAATAATCAAACCAAAGACAAGGAAGGATTAATAATTCCTGTTGTTATAACAGTTTATGAGGATAAGTCCATTACGTTCATTACTAAATCTCCTCCAGCTGCAGTTCTCCTAAAGCAAGCTGCTGGTATTGCAAAAGCGTCCGGAGAACCTAATAAAAATAAGATAGCGAAGGTAAGCAAAGATAAGGTTAGAGATATAGCAAAAATGAAAATAAAGGATTTGAATACTTCTAATATTGAATCTGCAATGAAGATTATTGCAGGCACTGCTAGAAGTATGGGGATTGAGATAGAAGGATAA
- the rplA gene encoding 50S ribosomal protein L1, whose product MEKRSKRYQAVEKLIDKEKAYDLPQAVELLKKAAGAKFDETVNMVFHLRVDPKQADQQVRGVINLPHGTGKTVRIAAFAKGDNIDKAKQAGADFVGDKDLMDKISKGWLDFDVVVATPDMMKEISKLGKILGPRGLMPNPKSGTVALDIAGAVAEIKAGKVEYRLDKGANLHIVVGKVSFSKEQLSDNILTVAKEIIHAKPASCKGQYVRNLVISSTMGPSIRLNIQSIVKKLV is encoded by the coding sequence ATGGAAAAAAGAAGTAAGCGGTATCAGGCAGTTGAGAAGTTAATAGATAAAGAAAAAGCATATGACCTTCCTCAGGCGGTTGAATTGCTGAAAAAAGCGGCCGGCGCAAAGTTTGATGAAACGGTTAATATGGTCTTCCATCTAAGAGTGGACCCTAAGCAAGCTGACCAGCAGGTAAGAGGTGTTATAAATTTACCTCATGGAACAGGCAAGACGGTAAGGATTGCGGCTTTTGCAAAGGGCGATAATATTGATAAGGCCAAGCAGGCAGGAGCTGACTTTGTCGGTGATAAAGATCTGATGGATAAAATAAGCAAAGGTTGGCTTGATTTTGATGTTGTAGTTGCAACACCTGATATGATGAAAGAGATAAGTAAGTTAGGGAAGATACTCGGGCCACGTGGATTAATGCCTAATCCAAAGAGCGGGACAGTTGCTTTGGATATAGCAGGAGCTGTAGCAGAGATTAAGGCAGGAAAAGTAGAGTATAGGCTAGATAAAGGGGCAAATTTGCATATAGTAGTGGGAAAAGTTTCTTTCTCCAAAGAGCAATTATCAGACAATATACTGACAGTTGCAAAGGAAATCATTCATGCAAAACCTGCATCTTGTAAAGGGCAATATGTAAGAAATCTTGTTATTAGTTCCACAATGGGCCCATCAATAAGGCTTAACATACAAAGTATTGTTAAAAAATTAGTTTAG
- the rplJ gene encoding 50S ribosomal protein L10, which translates to MNKDEKAKRVKELVRQFQRSPNNMIFTDYKGLTVREISGLRETLNEKGISYKVIKNRLACLALKESGLKGLDHFFAGPTAIAFAQNDPTVPAKVLSKCSKEYDCLNIKGGFIDELVFSAEQVKEIALIPSRDQLIMQLIGQLQAPIGNFVCCIRSILARFVYVIHAVLETKRKEDVINSRTNSKIEEVDNGNKS; encoded by the coding sequence ATGAATAAAGATGAAAAAGCAAAAAGAGTAAAGGAATTAGTTAGACAATTTCAGAGGAGCCCTAATAATATGATATTTACAGATTATAAAGGGTTAACAGTTAGGGAGATATCAGGTTTACGAGAAACATTAAATGAAAAAGGAATATCATATAAGGTTATCAAAAATAGACTTGCATGTTTGGCATTAAAGGAGAGTGGGCTGAAGGGTTTGGATCATTTTTTTGCAGGCCCTACAGCTATTGCTTTTGCACAAAATGATCCAACTGTTCCAGCAAAAGTGCTGTCAAAATGTTCAAAAGAATATGATTGTCTTAATATTAAAGGAGGGTTTATTGATGAACTCGTTTTTTCTGCAGAACAGGTTAAAGAGATCGCTTTAATTCCTTCTAGAGATCAATTAATTATGCAGCTAATAGGACAGCTTCAGGCTCCAATAGGTAATTTTGTATGTTGTATTAGATCAATATTAGCCAGGTTTGTGTATGTTATTCACGCTGTTTTAGAAACAAAGAGAAAGGAAGATGTAATAAATAGTAGAACTAATTCAAAGATAGAGGAGGTAGATAATGGTAACAAAAGCTAA
- the rplL gene encoding 50S ribosomal protein L7/L12, with protein MVTKAKKTTEESVKKVPQVEAEKPSAKKPDKASIIDLVKSMTVLELSNLVKDLEKEFGVTAAPAAIGAVSLGAVSAAAASEEEKEKTTFTVLLKQFGDKKIQVIKEVRAITELGLKEAKDLVESAPKPIKENISKEEAEELKKKLEAVGAVVELQ; from the coding sequence ATGGTAACAAAAGCTAAGAAAACAACAGAAGAATCAGTAAAGAAAGTTCCCCAGGTTGAGGCAGAAAAGCCATCTGCAAAAAAGCCAGACAAAGCTAGTATTATAGATCTGGTAAAGAGTATGACAGTTTTAGAGTTATCGAATCTTGTCAAAGATTTAGAAAAGGAATTTGGCGTTACTGCTGCTCCAGCTGCTATTGGAGCTGTCTCTCTAGGTGCAGTATCTGCTGCTGCTGCTTCTGAGGAGGAGAAGGAAAAAACAACGTTTACTGTGTTGTTAAAGCAGTTTGGAGATAAGAAGATTCAGGTAATAAAGGAAGTAAGGGCTATTACAGAGTTGGGACTTAAGGAAGCGAAGGACCTTGTAGAGAGTGCACCAAAGCCTATCAAGGAAAATATTTCAAAAGAGGAAGCTGAGGAGCTTAAGAAAAAGTTAGAAGCTGTTGGTGCTGTTGTAGAATTGCAGTAA